ATGTTAGTTAGATGACCACAGAAGCACAGTCAAACGTGCCACATGGGTGAGAGGGGATATTGACTGGGAGGTTTAGACATTTTGTGAAACATATAACAAGTTCAGGTGGTCTGGAACTGAATTATCAGAGTTTAGGGGCCAAGATGACACATGGGACAAGTTAAGGGACTGGTAATGCACTTTACTAGAAAACATAGGGTGACAGTTATTAGGTAATGATGATAGGAACATAATCCTACTGCGGTTGGGTAGAAAAGAGACCCAGGACTAAAACAAAtaataactaaaataataacCATGTAAGATACTAAGATAACCAAAACACTAATTCAAACTTAGTCTAAAGTGAAAAGTGAATATATCGAATTATAATCCACCATGGGTAGTAAGAAATCCAAACAACTTAaccaggggagagagagagagagatgcaacTCACAAGTCTTGCTACTATAACAACAAGAGAGCTCTTCAATCCAGTAATGCTGCTGGATTGCATACGTCTCACAATAGCAGCAATAAGCTCAGGAAAGTGGGGAGATAGGTGTGAAGGCAGATGTATAATAAGTTGTAAAATATAACTCCCGACAAATAGTGATACTGAACTTTCCAACACAGGATCTAAAAGCCTGCAAAGACATTGAAGAGGTGTTTGTATGGTTATGCCTTCCAAGTACCAAAACAAATTTTAAGGCATAAAGCAGGGGTGTACTCCAACTATTTACCCCCTTCTTCTTTCTCTGTGTGTATGATAGAGAGATGGTGTTGCACCTCCTATTATAGGGATAGCATGGAAATATTCAACAAAAGGGGTTGATTGGTTCATCAAAAGGAAGCAATGTATCCAAACAAGGCACATGAAAAATCCTGATTGCTGCTCTTTTTAGTACATCTTTGTCAAGTCCACAAAGATGCAGGTACGTTTACTGGGGAACTACATTTTAGTGTAGGAAGCGCTTAATTGTTTGCATTCGCCTAATGGCACGTTTTGATTCAGCTTGAAATTATGCTTGGCTGTTAACATGCAGATCAAATTTCAGAGAGAAGCATATATGAGCTCCTAGCTCTGGACAAAGATTGATGccatgttgttaattttttatgCATTCCTTTTGACAGATGGTGAAGTTTGTCAGGATGTACAGATTGAAGCCATTTGATTCTTATGTACTCTATAATGCTAAATTTGATGACAGAAATGAATCAAATATCTATAGTCTTGACGTTACCTTGAAGCTGCATCGAGTAGCATCTTCAGTGTACGTCCTTGTCCACCACCCCAGAGAAGCAACTCTTGCCGCCCACCCGATATAAATGCTGCCAAACATTCTGTCGCATTCTAAATTGACAAAAAATTGCCATATTAAAGGTATATGTCCACAAAAGTACCATCAATTATGACTTCAATGATTGAACCACATGTAAGCATTTACCTGCATCTCTCCATGGTCATCACTTTCAAGAACGATTTGAATAATAGATGTAAAACATGTATCAAAGATCGCCTTAACCACAGTAGTTGGAGCATTCTGAAATATGAATTGCAAGATGCCGATTAGAAGCTTCAGGCACTGCTTATAAGAAATATTTGGTCTTGAACTTTATGGAACTTAATAATGTGTCGACATACTTTCAGTATCATCGTCAACAGGTCCAGTGAGCCTGCAGCAAGACCGTTCTGCTGGATCTTGGGCTAGGATATGAGCCATAAATTAGATTCGCATAACACTGGTAAATGAAGGAAGGAAGGTAATAATAATGTGAAACTGGAATTAAGTGTCTTACCTTTTCTAAAATGGACCCAATTGTTGGCAGAATCCGTGATACAAGTGGTTCTAAACATCCAGGAGCATTCTTGATGGCCTAAAAACTAGAATCCTGTTTAGTGGGTTGTAACTTTTAAGGTAATCAAGAACATTAACAAAAAAGTTCCAAATCCAAACTTCGGCTGTCAAAaggtaaaaatatttaatttacccCTAAAATCAAGTAAATAATCCGCAGAACAATCCACTCAATAATCTGTTTCAAACTCAGCCTAccctaaaattatttttggttgCTTTAAAGAAACATTCATTCATccaataaaatattattttcatcatCTTTCGCAATCTTGCATACCTCTggaaaaaacaaatatatgccAGACCTATATTGATACACAGAAATAAAAATCTAAATGTTTTCTGTTGTACATCAGTTATCATGTGTTCAGAAAATGAAGTAAAATGGTGTAAAATTTCAACATGAACTAAAAGCATCGATTCCTGCATTCAAGAAAAGTCATGTGTTGTACTGCCCAAGTCTGACGATAACCTACCTCTAGCACTTCAACAGCATCGATGCTGATGAATGGATCAGCAATATGTTGGGCCCAAACATCTAGGATGATAGGAGAGATGACTGGCTCAATTAATGTTGACTGTTCACCACCTACATACCAAGCAGATAATTATCAACCAAGAAAAAGGCAAAATGTGCAACACAAAACATAGTTTGCCACAAGATACATTGGAACACATGCTGACATACAAGATTTGATGGTTGATTGGAGGGTTTCTAGAACAAGATGCAGCGTTTCATCAGATGCCTGCCACAAAATAGCATGTCTTCATTTCAAAAAACTCAAGGCAGGTAATGttttcaattttaaattaaaatttacctTCCCCAGAAGATCAACAAGAGATGAGAGTATGCCCATAATGTTGGGCACATTCAAGCTCTGGTTAGATTCTGGCAGAAGTTGCGCCAGTGCCCTACAAGCACCAACTTTAACTGGGGGAGGTCTGCCAAACAAATATGTCAGACAAATATCATTCGCCCTTGAGTCAAGAAATATAAGACGAATAAATTCATGGCCTTACACATCTGAGGCAATTGCATGAGCAGCACTGCATAGATACTGTTCGCAGATTTCCTTACTTATCTGATACGTTTTCCCAAATCAGCTTGCTGGACATATAGGAAAataaatacataaaaaaaaggaaacttaCCACTGAAGAGAACTTAGACAGAATGGAGAATGCACGTGCATGAAGAAACGGGTACTGGTGCACCTCTAAAAGTCATAATATTAGTAATAGCACATGAACAAACAATTCTTCATTTCAGACTAAAGAAAGATACCTGTTCCCACAGTGTCAGTTACCATCTGCTCAAGTAAATCTCGCACGTTGTAACCAGAATCCTAAACAATCAGAATTCAAATGGTGAATAATAAAATGCCATAAATCCTATCAATGTGTTTTCTCAATATGTAAGTATGTTGCAAGGGGAATCTTGTTTTAAGTTAGGAAATCATGGCTGCTTGTTAAATACATCAGCTTGGACTGCCATATGAGGTAGTAAAACATACATTGACTTATGTTAAGAGAATGGTCAACATAAAGCATTCCATGATCCAAAGTCCCAGTCCCCATTAGCCACTTCCTGTAATGTTTGTTATAAAGATAGTTCATGACAAGGGGGACAAGGGGTAGGGCCAAGAACCCAAGCTACATGGTGGAAATGGAGGCATCTCAGGAGAAATACCATGGATCCTTATATAGATGTATAACTTGATCCTCAAAACAAGTAAATAAATTACAATCCATTCTTCCCTTATCTCTAAAACAAGAAACCTAAGTTTCAGCTTACAGTAATGTGTGGGTACTGTCTGCACGGGTGAAAAGTGCACGAATAGTAATCCTGCAAGACGGCAGGCTTGGAGGTTGAACATTTGGAGGGCCTATATTAATTCATTATTGTTGCTTAATTCTAAAGTCAGTGCGTCAATCCTAACGATTCCATCAAAAAGATAATCATATAGAAAACAACCCACTCGCGTGAACTAAAGGAGCATGGACATATGGTGAATAGTTTCTCTTCGTCCTCCAACCCTATCAACTATCTGCCATGAGCACAAGTTGCTTTGCTTAAATACAGTCAGATCTGAGGTTGTCTACCATGTATTAACTTTGGCTTGATGTTAGTTAGCATGACAATGCGATAGGATATTTAAAGTTGGCAGTATATACTGAACTGAATCAAGTGATTTGTTAGTATTTCCCTCAGATTCAGGATGTCTgccccctctctttttttcagcTCTAGTGCAAACAATACCATCATACCACATTGGAACACTCCAAAATCCAAATCATACCTACAGTAGTCAAACTGATGGAATAGCTGAATTACGATATGTTAAGCTCTTAGATAACAAGTAGGAATGTGATGCCTGGTCCAAATGGCACAATTCTTTATATATGCAAACTAGAGAAAATTATAGGGCACATTTGCCAAAAGAAAAGGAGTCAATGAAATTGCTgattattataaaattaaaaaccaacCTGTGCTTCACAGAGCTGTTCGGAAAGTGAACCTAGAGCAAAAAATGATGCTTCATGCAgctggaacaaaaaaaaaggggtaaATCAGATAAGTCAATTAAGGACACTATGAACATACTTGGGATTTAATATTTGTTAGGAAATAAATTCAAATATGGCCGATTGCCAAACAAGAAATAATCAAAGAAGAATCATTGAAGGTGCTTCTTCTGTTTTTTGAAAGTGCAATAATCTAAAATCAAGGCACATAACCCAGAAGGTAAAAGTACCGAGGAACATGATAAGCAGAGTAACATTGTTTATAAGCAGCAAGTCCAAAGTTTTGATTTCTTAgtaatttaaaaaatcaaaaacttACTCTCCACCAGTCAGTAGAACCCGCTTTCTTTAGTTCACGTGATTCATGAAAACGCATCTGTGAAGCCTCCAAAACTGACTCTATTCCGTATTCATCGTAAGCAGTAACTATCTCTTCCAGCAAAAGAGATCCTGAAAACCAAGACGAGGAAAACATGTTACATTTCGAAAAAAATATCTGTCGAAGAGTAAACTGTAAAGAAGAATGCGAGTCTTGCAAATACATCAAGAGAATATTTCCCGAGTACCTAATCGGAGGCTCAGAGCATATagcttaatactccctccatctcataataagttcatttttggcTCCTcccatttgttccaaaataagttcatttttaagtAATCATTGCATCGGAGTTTGTAAAAAATAGGGAATAATGGCATTGGGAGTAGATAAAATGGAGAATAATTGCATTGGGTTTAATAAaggtattctagtctttttggtttgtattggtatgtgtgaGATAGGtgaaaatgaacttattttgggtcTGAGGGAATATATGCAGTACTACAGTAACAGTACTCTATTTTGTTATTTGCTTAGTTTAACCTGTTCTGTTTATGAATCTTATGTTCCTTTAGACTTTACACAGCAAAATACCGGTCGGCACATCGCACTGTTAAAATCCATCCAACCAAGTTAAGAAAAATTAAACAATGTTAAAGTTCATACCAGATACGCGACAGCTATAAGTCACATCGTCCTCATCAGCAACATATTGGTTAGCATCACGTGACCAGTTTTGCAACTAGAAACAAAAAGAATAGAGAACACGTAAGCGTTTGCAAGCAAAAACAACCAAAAACACAATTTGCCAAAAGTAAGATGAATTAATGATGATTCAGCCAGCTCATACCTGTTCTTCAGTTATCTGTTGATACGCTATAGTATAATATGCTAGCTCTTTAATGTTCCCAGCAATGATCTAGTAGAACAGCACAAAAAAtagttagtactccctccatccaaaaatataacTTTTAGCCTTCAACGTTTGTCCCACAAAATAACAACttattctcttctcaaccaatcacatcCTTCCACCTCTTAATTTTCTTACCTAccttctcttctcaaccaatcacaaccttcacACATTTaatttcacctactttcttaatacccgtgtccaaccctaaaactccttatattttgggacagaggcagtatttgttttttttataaaaatgaaCATAATATTCATTGAAATGTCATACCTTTGCTAACCGTGAATTCCCCACAATTGATATCCATAGCTCAAATAACTGAAAAGGACAAGAACATATTGAGATATGAAAGCAAATGAAACAATGGAGTACAATAAAGGGAATTATGTCATTGTTGCCGTGATGAATAGTCTGTAATAACTATTTGGTGGGTCGATCCTCCGTAAGATCGACCATCGCAtctggctttttttttctatcttaaTACAAAGGTGTGCAAGTCTTTTGCGTATTCCCTAAAATAACAGGAATGGTGGCAGTGAAAGAAATCTAGAGTCTGAAATTCAGTGATAAGTAATAACAGGATTGTCTTCTTGTCACATTTCATTATTAGTATGCACATTTGCTTTTGCTTCAGTTATGAACATTGTAATAAGTGGTTGTAGCTTCTTTTGAAGTAAAGGCTGgattatccattatctaaaaatgtaACAACAGGAAAAGGAAGTTTCAACAAAACGGAAATGCAAGATATTACCTGAATCCCAAAAGACTCCAGACTTCTTTCACTACCATCAGAATCATACCCAACAGAATCCACATCTTCCGAGGCTTGAATCATTGACAATTGATAGACCTTGAAGGATGAGACAAAGGTCTGCCATAAAGGGGCAAGAACAGCTGCAAAAAATTGCCCCATTCGTCATAAAAAAAGGGAGAGGGGGTAACAAATCATAACAAGTCATTTGCACTTGCCAGAAATTTTGGCTTCAGGCAACCCAGGAAAGTTCTGGACAAGCTGAAGTAAACATTTAAGCACCTGGTCACAAGACAAGCAAAAAGCTTCAGCGACTATTAACAATGCATGCTTACAACCTCACAACACAGATTATATGATGTATACCTCCATCTGCATGTTCCAGTCATCAGGATTATGGGACTGCACCGGTGAATTCAAAATTGCAGAGAATTGCTCCATGAGTGGATCAAGCATTGAACTTATCAAACTGACTGTTTCTCTCTGCACCAACAGATCACCTTAGTTTGTTTCCTACTAATATGTAGAAACAGCAGAAAGAGTAATAAACAAGACAATCCACCTTATATACACCAGTCATTGATCCAAGCATGGAAATACATGAATGGACTATTGCAAGGGCCTTCGCACGAAGAGAATTTTCGTACAGCTGCTTTTCAAAATTGGATAAACAAATAAATGCCTCCATAGCAGTTAGATAAAAGAAATTTAACAGACATTAAACAGTATGAGACTTACATGAGGAGATGATATTATACTGTACAATGAAGGGAAAAGTTCTGGCACCAATTTTGGAATGCATGTATCATCCAAATCATCCGATAAAAGAGCTAGACATCTTAATGCTCCACGAACTACAGACAGTAAGTTGAAAGTTGTAATAGGTAATTACTAAATTCATGTAACTGATTTCAGAGAGAAAAAGAATGTACAAATTCCAAAATTAGAATATTTTCATCATCTTAGTAGTCAGTGTTAGGGCCATATGAGCATCctaagatgttttttttcttatttagaCTATGTAGCACTAAAACTAGAATTCTAGTAGTGTAAGCTAGGTACTAGTGTCAGACACTGACACAGCCACCAACATGGCGAAGCATAAAACAGGAGAGCTTAAAGAAGATGCCAGAAGTGGATCTTTTTGTTCAATTCGTAACCATTCTTTTCAAAGGAAGGAAACActataacaacaacaacaaaagtagACGAGTGCAATTTTCATTTTATTATAAACACCTGTAGTTTTTGGTGGAGGGACAAAACTGTTAAAAAATTACAACTTTTCCTGATAGTGTTGAATAGAACACCATTTATATAAGTCAATCCAGAAACAAGAATTCTCATACTATTATCAATCCTACATATATGTAGTAGCCTGTTGCGTACCATACCCATGTTTGTACCATGCAACATAGAATAGTTCGCTTTAATGGATGCCATTTGAACTTCTTTAGACAAATAAGTTTGTGGTTGTTTCCTATTGCTTAAGCTTCAGATGAAAGACATAGCAAGACAAAACCCTCACAAAAGGGGCAGTTTCTTAAGGAATCTTACACCTCTCCACCAGTTTCTCTTAGAAGCTAGCTATTTAAAGAAATTAAACCTGCTGAAATCTCAGCCAGGGCCTACAGCTTGTCCAGGAAATTGTGACAAAAACAGCTTATTTGGAAGAGCTATGCTGGAAGGAATCCAGCAGCTCTAAGTTTAAGCTCAATGACTCTAAAAAGGCCTCTAAAATAGCTGCACACCCTGGTTTCAAAAATATTGGGAAGCAAAAGAATTCTCTATACCTCCACAACCATTGCTTTGATCAGAAATTAACTTTAAGAGATAGGGAAGTAACTCAGGCCAGTCTTCAGGCCAATCTTGCTGCCCAATAGCTGCTACAGCCATGCCAATAGCAGTACGAATCTTCCCGTGAGAATCATCCAACGATGTAAGGAGGAGTTGCCGTATAATCACCTAATGATAAATAAGGAGAAGCAAAATAATGCGATAAGAATATATCATATTAGAAAACAATAATTTACATAGTAAGCCCATGTGTCAGTGTCACATGCTAGAATTAGATTGCAGTGAACTATTAGAATTAGATTAATGTGTCTTTGGTTAATTCTTGTTTGTCATACAATGATCTGTCAGCAACCTGAAATAGAGATGGAATGGCCCTACCAAACAGTATtatgcttaattaatcaaataACTGATCGTATCCAGAAATGGCTTAAGGCCTAAGAAACAAACTAAACAAATAGCAAGTAGGAGCTTCCCTGTCCACAAGCTGCTGGGCCTGACATGCAGGCTGGCTGTACCATGACATGCGACACCCTATTGCCATGACACCATGGTCCTTGCAATTTAtaccattttttaaattttttttcattgattAGAACAGTAAGGGATACCATGCATCAAAAAATATGAGCAATTCAAGCTATGCATGTGGAATATTTGTTGTAATAATGTGGACCTCTTGTCTCATTAATCATTACTCACAATCTTCTGACATGAGAAGTTTTCAAGCATGAAAATAGTGCTTGCTGCGAGAAGATAACACCACGCACATGAATTACAATTTGTATTGACAATCcaagggagaaaagaaaagaatggcACCATGGGCCTGTTACGGACTGAGTCTAATTAGTGTTATCCAGAGGATTGAAAGTGCATGATGGTACCTTTTCCGAGGCAGAAACAACAGGAGGCATGAAATTCTCTTCGTCTTCCTGCCAATGCTGTTTGATGAACTGCTTTAGCAAGACAGCAGCAAGGTACTGAGGAGTGAAGGACGAACAAACAACAATTGGAAGTAGAATGTGTGAAAGCCAAATCTAACAGAGAAAGGGTATGCGCTACAAATTTTGGGCATAAAATAACTTCATTAAATGGTTTAAGGATATCTGACGTAACCCAAATGGGATTTCCTTGTTCGTTGTGACTTTTGTGAGGGCAGCTCCATATCCTGAGTAAAAATTACAATAAAAGCAGGCCTTGTTAACTGATTGTATAATAAGATTAATCTGTGGGAATAGGCACTTTATCCATTAAAAAAATGGAAGAATAACAAACAATTTAAAGCATTTGCTCCAACAGCTGGGTGGTCAAAAGTTTACTTGCTTTAAACTGATAGGCCAATTACCAATAGAGCAAAACCCATAAGACGCTACCAAGATTGAGCATGTGGACTGGATGCTATAGAGCCAGACTATATGGTTCTGTTTTTGTCATGCATGTAATAAAATGGTCTGATCAATCACTTCTGATGTGGCCAAAACTAGGAAAAATTGGTTTCaaagcatcgaaagttcacgtttttggttctctagcaccgaaagttaccggttcactttaatagcaccgaAAGTTCCCTTCATTCCTCTTTTAACACTTTCGTCACTTTTCTGTCGTTTGCCGTTCACTTTGACCACGATTGACTCAACCACGCACGCAAGCAGAAAACAGAGGGAGTTAATCGAGCAAGCTTCTGTTTCTGTCGCCATCTGTTCGTTCTTGCATTGCTTGTGTGCACCGCCGCCTGCCCGTACGCCTGAATCGTCGGTGctggtttcaactttcaagtgcACATGAACAATCGGCAACAAAAAGAAGCTTAATCTG
The Oryza sativa Japonica Group chromosome 6, ASM3414082v1 DNA segment above includes these coding regions:
- the LOC4340740 gene encoding uncharacterized protein isoform X2: MTGTCRWRCLNVYFSLSRTFLGCLKPKFLTFVSSFKVYQLSMIQASEDVDSVGYDSDGSERSLESFGIQLFELWISIVGNSRLAKIIAGNIKELAYYTIAYQQITEEQLQNWSRDANQYVADEDDVTYSCRVSGSLLLEEIVTAYDEYGIESVLEASQMRFHESRELKKAGSTDWWRLHEASFFALGSLSEQLCEAQDSGYNVRDLLEQMVTDTVGTEVHQYPFLHARAFSILSKFSSVISKEICEQYLCSAAHAIASDVPPPVKVGACRALAQLLPESNQSLNVPNIMGILSSLVDLLGKASDETLHLVLETLQSTIKSCGEQSTLIEPVISPIILDVWAQHIADPFISIDAVEVLEAIKNAPGCLEPLVSRILPTIGSILEKPKIQQNGLAAGSLDLLTMILKNAPTTVVKAIFDTCFTSIIQIVLESDDHGEMQNATECLAAFISGGRQELLLWGGGQGRTLKMLLDAASRLLDPVLESSVSLFVGSYILQLIIHLPSHLSPHFPELIAAIVRRMQSSSITGLKSSLVVIVARLVHLSAPNVDQFINLLLAIPAQGYNNSLAYIMSEWSQLQSEIQGAYQIKVTTTALALLISTRHPELSRIEVQGHIIKTSAGITTRSKARVAPDHWTKIPLPAKIFSLLADTLAEIQEQVVGDEDDCEEDSDWEEIQNGDSSIPHDMIYSASVPSNAKPSVEHLNAMAKVFDEDDDGSYDDDLAKADSLNEVKLSDFLTNIFVKLWESDRLLFEYLCQALTDSQRTAVDKVLRK
- the LOC4340740 gene encoding uncharacterized protein isoform X1, whose protein sequence is MAAGAGDGDQRWLVECLTATLDTARDVRAFAEESLRQASLLPGYGAALTKVTTNKEIPFGLRQLAAVLLKQFIKQHWQEDEENFMPPVVSASEKVIIRQLLLTSLDDSHGKIRTAIGMAVAAIGQQDWPEDWPELLPYLLKLISDQSNGCGVRGALRCLALLSDDLDDTCIPKLVPELFPSLYSIISSPHLYENSLRAKALAIVHSCISMLGSMTGVYKRETVSLISSMLDPLMEQFSAILNSPVQSHNPDDWNMQMEVLKCLLQLVQNFPGLPEAKISAVLAPLWQTFVSSFKVYQLSMIQASEDVDSVGYDSDGSERSLESFGIQLFELWISIVGNSRLAKIIAGNIKELAYYTIAYQQITEEQLQNWSRDANQYVADEDDVTYSCRVSGSLLLEEIVTAYDEYGIESVLEASQMRFHESRELKKAGSTDWWRLHEASFFALGSLSEQLCEAQDSGYNVRDLLEQMVTDTVGTEVHQYPFLHARAFSILSKFSSVISKEICEQYLCSAAHAIASDVPPPVKVGACRALAQLLPESNQSLNVPNIMGILSSLVDLLGKASDETLHLVLETLQSTIKSCGEQSTLIEPVISPIILDVWAQHIADPFISIDAVEVLEAIKNAPGCLEPLVSRILPTIGSILEKPKIQQNGLAAGSLDLLTMILKNAPTTVVKAIFDTCFTSIIQIVLESDDHGEMQNATECLAAFISGGRQELLLWGGGQGRTLKMLLDAASRLLDPVLESSVSLFVGSYILQLIIHLPSHLSPHFPELIAAIVRRMQSSSITGLKSSLVVIVARLVHLSAPNVDQFINLLLAIPAQGYNNSLAYIMSEWSQLQSEIQGAYQIKVTTTALALLISTRHPELSRIEVQGHIIKTSAGITTRSKARVAPDHWTKIPLPAKIFSLLADTLAEIQEQVVGDEDDCEEDSDWEEIQNGDSSIPHDMIYSASVPSNAKPSVEHLNAMAKVFDEDDDGSYDDDLAKADSLNEVKLSDFLTNIFVKLWESDRLLFEYLCQALTDSQRTAVDKVLRK